A stretch of the Candidatus Chlorobium masyuteum genome encodes the following:
- a CDS encoding riboflavin synthase, protein MFTGIIKDVGRVRGVVRQKGGLRLRVHYTNPAEFSNLSIDESVSINGACQTVVALGEGWFEVDTVEETLSKTTLGELGNGSLVNLERAVRPLDRLGGHFVLGHVDCAASVHEIRELGSSRELWISFPETFTPFIVSAGSITIDGISLTVAKLDRLRFAAAVIPYTFAHTTINDLKAGSRVNLEFDILGKYVARQIGMRSSSAPEASTINEAWLLDQGF, encoded by the coding sequence ATGTTTACCGGAATTATCAAGGATGTCGGCCGGGTGAGGGGAGTGGTACGGCAAAAGGGGGGGCTGCGGCTCCGGGTTCACTACACGAATCCTGCCGAATTCAGCAATCTTTCGATTGACGAGAGTGTCAGCATAAACGGTGCCTGCCAGACGGTTGTTGCTCTTGGTGAGGGGTGGTTTGAGGTCGATACGGTTGAAGAGACCCTCAGCAAGACGACGCTCGGAGAGCTCGGTAACGGTTCACTGGTCAATCTTGAGCGGGCGGTTCGTCCACTGGATCGACTGGGCGGCCATTTTGTACTCGGTCATGTTGATTGTGCGGCATCTGTTCATGAGATACGCGAGCTTGGCTCAAGCCGGGAGCTCTGGATCAGCTTTCCTGAAACCTTTACCCCCTTTATAGTCTCTGCCGGTTCGATCACGATTGACGGCATCAGTCTGACGGTTGCCAAGCTTGACCGGCTCCGCTTTGCCGCCGCTGTCATTCCCTATACCTTTGCCCATACGACTATCAATGATCTTAAAGCCGGAAGCAGGGTTAACCTTGAGTTTGATATTCTCGGAAAATATGTTGCCCGACAGATTGGCATGCGTTCATCTTCAGCCCCGGAGGCATCAACGATCAATGAGGCATGGCTGCTTGATCAGGGATTCTGA
- a CDS encoding alpha-amylase family glycosyl hydrolase, with translation MLMVSKRKDPAYSAVERRLADIDFQALVENRHFYPSPASWEDEVLYFLFLDRFSDGKEYDGFCNSEGVPVTALPGERTTPLFNTLTDEATASPESWFEAGKRWCGGTLAGMKAKLGYLQRLGISAIWVSPVFRQVTGSNDYHGYGIQNFLDVDPHFGTREELREFVRAAHDLGIRVILDIIINHAGDVFAYEGNQRYFYHGGTSWPVSGYRLSSGEEGGIPFDAAPLPFQSGAWPDGAVWPEELQSPDTWTCRGEIQEWDSFPEFLDGDFCTLKDICLGEALRDPDSVQDIERRIRAFRVSEALRHLTDVYRFWIAFADIDGYRLDTVKHMEPGAVRFFATAIHEFAESIGKENFTIIGEITGGRAYAATILDTTGLDAALGIDDIPDKLEFLVKGWRSPGNPDTEAQEGYFDLFRNSILDNRRSHQWYAKHIVTMLDDHDQVGVRHKFRFCGDAVRSARLLPAALGLNLLSAGIPCIYYGTEQAFNGADRRTGDDSYSDVFLRECMFGGGFGSFQSSGKHFFNEQHEAYRFVQDVTRLRREHIALRRGRQYLRQVSESGREGDFYYPQPVNGELHWVVAWSRIYAGSEFLCAINTDTEHDIQLWVVVDNRINSSPGTMSCLYSTDARQCGESAPLIAVHGSALQIRVPAAGFVVYR, from the coding sequence ATGCTCATGGTTTCGAAGAGAAAGGATCCTGCGTATTCAGCCGTTGAACGCCGGCTTGCTGATATTGATTTTCAGGCACTGGTCGAAAACCGGCACTTTTATCCTTCACCGGCTTCGTGGGAGGATGAAGTGCTCTATTTTCTTTTTCTTGACCGGTTTTCGGACGGAAAAGAGTATGACGGCTTTTGCAACAGTGAGGGGGTTCCGGTTACTGCCCTCCCGGGAGAGCGTACGACACCGCTTTTCAATACTCTGACTGATGAAGCGACTGCCTCCCCCGAGAGCTGGTTTGAGGCCGGAAAACGGTGGTGCGGAGGTACTCTTGCCGGCATGAAAGCGAAGCTTGGTTATCTCCAAAGGCTCGGAATAAGCGCTATATGGGTCAGTCCTGTTTTCAGGCAGGTCACCGGGAGCAACGATTATCATGGTTACGGTATCCAGAATTTTCTTGATGTCGATCCTCACTTCGGAACGAGAGAGGAGTTGCGGGAGTTTGTCAGGGCTGCGCACGATCTCGGTATCAGGGTGATCCTTGATATCATCATCAACCATGCCGGAGATGTGTTTGCCTACGAAGGTAATCAGCGCTATTTCTATCACGGAGGTACGTCCTGGCCGGTGAGCGGATACCGGTTGTCGAGCGGTGAAGAGGGAGGCATCCCCTTTGATGCGGCTCCTCTGCCGTTTCAGAGCGGCGCATGGCCGGATGGGGCGGTCTGGCCTGAAGAGCTCCAGTCACCTGATACCTGGACCTGCCGGGGAGAGATACAGGAGTGGGATTCGTTTCCGGAGTTTCTTGATGGTGACTTCTGTACGCTCAAGGATATCTGTCTCGGTGAGGCGCTCAGGGATCCGGATTCCGTTCAGGATATTGAAAGGCGTATCAGAGCGTTCAGGGTGTCAGAGGCGCTTCGTCATCTGACTGACGTCTACCGCTTCTGGATTGCCTTTGCCGATATAGACGGCTACCGTCTTGATACCGTCAAACATATGGAGCCGGGAGCCGTGCGCTTTTTTGCGACAGCCATCCATGAATTTGCCGAGTCGATAGGGAAGGAGAACTTTACGATTATCGGCGAAATAACCGGAGGGCGTGCATACGCTGCCACAATTCTTGATACGACCGGCCTCGATGCCGCGCTCGGTATCGATGATATACCCGACAAACTCGAATTTCTTGTCAAAGGGTGGCGAAGCCCCGGAAACCCCGATACGGAAGCCCAGGAGGGTTATTTCGATCTTTTCCGCAACAGTATTCTTGATAACAGGCGAAGTCATCAATGGTATGCCAAGCATATTGTTACCATGCTCGACGATCATGACCAGGTAGGTGTTCGTCACAAGTTCCGGTTTTGCGGTGATGCCGTGCGGAGTGCCCGGCTGCTTCCCGCTGCGCTCGGGTTGAACCTGCTCTCTGCAGGCATCCCCTGTATCTATTACGGTACAGAACAGGCGTTCAACGGCGCAGACCGCCGCACCGGTGATGATTCCTACAGTGATGTATTCCTTCGGGAGTGTATGTTCGGCGGCGGTTTCGGCTCTTTTCAGAGCAGCGGAAAGCACTTCTTCAATGAACAGCATGAGGCATACCGCTTTGTGCAGGATGTGACCCGTTTGCGCCGTGAGCATATAGCCCTTCGCCGGGGCCGGCAGTATCTGCGGCAGGTATCGGAAAGCGGACGTGAAGGGGATTTTTACTATCCCCAGCCGGTAAATGGCGAGTTGCACTGGGTGGTTGCATGGTCGAGGATTTACGCGGGATCGGAATTTCTCTGTGCGATTAACACCGACACCGAGCATGATATTCAGCTGTGGGTTGTGGTGGACAACCGCATAAACAGCTCACCGGGCACGATGAGCTGCCTCTACTCCACCGATGCCAGGCAGTGCGGTGAATCGGCCCCGCTCATCGCTGTTCATGGTTCGGCTCTGCAGATCAGAGTTCCGGCAGCAGGGTTTGTTGTCTATCGCTAA
- the tpx gene encoding thiol peroxidase, whose product MAHITLKGNAAETIGTLPVIGSDAPFFCLVKTDLSEAGPADFASQRLVLNIFPSLDTPVCASSVRRFNQEAAQFDNTVVLCISADLPFAHKRFCEVEGLKDVVSLSVFRSPEFGRDYGVTITSGPLKGLLSRAIVIVDADGRVVYTEQVPEITQEPDYSAALKALA is encoded by the coding sequence GCAACGCTGCCGAGACAATCGGTACACTTCCCGTAATCGGGTCTGACGCCCCCTTTTTCTGTCTGGTGAAAACCGATCTTTCAGAGGCCGGACCTGCTGATTTTGCAAGCCAGAGACTGGTTCTCAATATCTTTCCAAGCCTTGATACCCCGGTCTGTGCCTCTTCGGTAAGGCGCTTTAACCAGGAGGCCGCGCAATTTGACAACACCGTCGTGCTCTGTATCTCTGCCGATCTGCCCTTTGCGCACAAGCGGTTCTGTGAAGTTGAAGGGCTGAAAGATGTTGTTTCGCTTTCGGTATTCCGTTCTCCCGAATTCGGTCGTGATTATGGCGTCACCATTACGTCCGGTCCGCTCAAGGGGCTTCTTTCACGAGCTATTGTGATTGTTGATGCTGACGGCAGGGTTGTCTATACCGAACAGGTGCCTGAAATTACACAGGAGCCGGATTACAGTGCAGCGCTCAAGGCGCTTGCCTGA